In Pseudomonas sp. MM213, a genomic segment contains:
- a CDS encoding MFS transporter produces MRQIWKPFRALYFASLMMLIGSGLLSTYLGLRLAADHVDSLWVGALMAANYFGLVLGGKIGHRLIARVGHIRAYSACAGIVGAAVLGHGLVDWLPAWIFLRVIVGLGMMCQYMVIESWLNEQAEASQRGTVFSGYMIASYLGLVLGQLILVMHPGLGLELLMLVALCFALCLVPVALTRRIHPAPLHPAPMEPRFFIKRVPQSLSTVLGAGLIIGSFYGLAPLYASQQGLSTEQVGLFMGSCIFAGLLVQWPLGWLSDRYDRALLIRCFALVLALAALPLAIMKQVPLEVLFITGFICSLVKFCLYPLAVAFSNDHVEADRRVSLTAMLLVTYGVGASIGPLVAGVLMKMFGSQMLYAFFSFFALVLVWRIRPKAVTNLHQVDDAPLHHVAMPDSMSSSPLVACLDPRVDEQVVQDQMQTPANPDPAPESEAETPTTPPPEDPDAGREQSFTEARP; encoded by the coding sequence ATGCGCCAAATCTGGAAACCCTTTCGAGCGCTGTATTTCGCCTCGCTGATGATGTTGATCGGCTCCGGCTTGCTGAGTACTTACCTGGGCTTGCGCCTGGCGGCCGACCATGTCGACAGCCTGTGGGTCGGTGCGTTGATGGCGGCCAACTATTTCGGCCTCGTGCTGGGGGGCAAGATCGGTCACCGGTTGATTGCCCGGGTCGGGCATATCCGGGCTTATTCGGCCTGCGCCGGGATTGTCGGCGCGGCGGTGCTGGGCCATGGTCTGGTGGACTGGCTGCCGGCGTGGATATTCCTGCGGGTCATCGTCGGTCTCGGCATGATGTGCCAGTACATGGTCATCGAAAGCTGGCTCAATGAGCAGGCCGAAGCCTCGCAGCGTGGCACGGTGTTCAGCGGTTACATGATCGCTTCTTATCTTGGCCTGGTGCTGGGGCAGCTCATTTTGGTCATGCACCCGGGCCTCGGTCTGGAGCTTCTGATGCTGGTCGCCCTGTGCTTTGCCCTGTGCCTGGTGCCGGTGGCCCTGACGCGGCGGATTCACCCGGCGCCGCTGCATCCGGCGCCGATGGAGCCGCGCTTCTTTATCAAGCGTGTGCCGCAGTCGTTGAGTACGGTGCTGGGGGCGGGGCTGATCATCGGCTCGTTCTACGGTCTGGCGCCGTTGTATGCCTCGCAGCAAGGGTTGTCCACGGAGCAGGTCGGTCTGTTCATGGGTAGCTGCATTTTTGCCGGCCTGCTGGTGCAGTGGCCGTTGGGCTGGTTGTCCGACCGTTATGACCGGGCGCTGTTAATCCGCTGTTTTGCGCTGGTGCTGGCCCTCGCCGCGTTGCCGCTGGCGATCATGAAGCAGGTGCCGCTGGAGGTGTTGTTCATCACCGGTTTTATCTGCTCGCTGGTGAAATTCTGCCTGTACCCGCTGGCGGTCGCGTTTTCCAATGACCACGTCGAGGCTGATCGGCGGGTATCACTGACGGCGATGTTGCTGGTGACCTACGGTGTCGGCGCGAGTATCGGGCCGTTGGTCGCCGGGGTACTGATGAAGATGTTCGGCAGTCAGATGCTCTACGCCTTCTTCAGTTTCTTTGCGTTGGTGCTGGTGTGGCGGATCCGCCCGAAAGCGGTGACCAACCTGCATCAGGTCGACGACGCGCCGCTGCATCACGTCGCCATGCCGGACAGCATGTCGAGTTCGCCGCTGGTGGCTTGCCTTGATCCACGGGTTGATGAGCAAGTGGTGCAGGACCAGATGCAGACCCCGGCCAATCCTGATCCGGCTCCTGAGTCGGAGGCCGAGACACCCACCACTCCACCTCCGGAGGACCCTGACGCGGGCCGCGAGCAAAGCTTCACCGAGGCCAGGCCTTAA